In Streptomyces sp. DG2A-72, one genomic interval encodes:
- a CDS encoding SCO5717 family growth-regulating ATPase → MNRDRSDYNGGGPSSDGDEHETELTGEFEIVYTPPAWYAPKPQSGSANDEPSNPGQASPPPPPPTGSPAVPSSGPPGVPAPQAPPPNAPAPAQPQPYTYRAPAPQQPTSDAPGANQSGTGGTDGYGYPQPAQPQPGQPQSAPPQPSQPQPSQPQPAQPQPPQPPQQQQPGTAAPAAGDTAAPGGYGYPQQASASVPQQRQDTSGGHVPAQQQPSTPPPAAPGFPVLRPVDEDSQGSPSQATAPAASAPDEPAPGEPLPDLNHAAADAEAARLFGESSDDEEPEQERSDEAEPDGSAGSAPEADGTADTDGTDGQGNAVIQSDAGAPASQTDTDTASATAEAGPEAEPQPAAPEAPPAAQGQPPQGDPAMPAPMPQAGQAIPPLPPGYVPAHPAQGVPQQQAPQPAGYGYPQNPAQPPHQPPHQAPPQGSFGPVQPPAPAQQPGYPAQGAHPAPADPRQAPQPPHPPQPQPHPGHPQAAGYGYPQQPAQPGQPQPDGYGYPQNPAQPPQAQPQPQPGYGYPQAPQPPQQPSPYQQPAPPPAPNQQPPAPAAQAQQQTPPQAPQQHPAPPAPYGNQPNPGNQGWTAPPGPQAGPGAPQQQQAAPGTPLGYNAAVELSSDRLLRNQPKARKNNQGPSRFKLGAKKEAAERERKLGLIRTPVMSCYRIAVISLKGGVGKTTTTMSLGATLATERQDKILAIDANPDAGTLGRRVRRETGATIRDLVQAIPQLNSYMDIRRFTSQAPSGLEIIANDVDPAVSTTFNDQDYRSALDVLGRQYPIILTDSGTGLLYSAMRGVLDLADQLIIISTPSVDGASSASTTLDWLSANGFADLVQRSVTVISGVRETGKMIKVEDIVAHFETRCRGVVVIPFDEHLAAGAEVDLDMMRPKTREAYFDLAALIAEDIARTQQGFGNPNMQYQQPQQGYAPQQQPQQHYPQPGGAPQPGQEWQQPPQQQPGPDQGWQQQQPAPPPQAPQQDGGVPPGWTQQ, encoded by the coding sequence GTGAACAGGGATCGGTCCGACTACAACGGCGGCGGCCCGTCCTCTGACGGGGACGAGCACGAGACCGAACTCACCGGTGAGTTCGAAATCGTCTACACGCCTCCCGCCTGGTACGCCCCGAAGCCGCAGAGTGGCTCCGCGAACGACGAACCGAGCAACCCCGGGCAGGCCTCACCGCCGCCTCCGCCGCCGACCGGATCGCCCGCAGTGCCGTCCTCCGGACCACCCGGCGTTCCCGCACCGCAGGCTCCCCCACCCAACGCTCCCGCGCCGGCCCAGCCCCAGCCGTACACCTATCGCGCACCCGCACCGCAGCAGCCCACGTCGGACGCGCCCGGCGCGAACCAGTCCGGCACGGGTGGCACCGACGGCTACGGGTACCCGCAGCCGGCCCAGCCGCAACCGGGCCAGCCGCAATCCGCCCCACCGCAGCCCAGCCAGCCCCAGCCCAGCCAGCCCCAGCCCGCCCAGCCGCAACCGCCACAGCCACCGCAGCAGCAGCAGCCGGGCACCGCCGCCCCCGCGGCCGGAGATACCGCGGCGCCCGGCGGATACGGCTACCCCCAGCAGGCGTCAGCGAGCGTGCCCCAGCAGCGCCAGGACACGTCGGGCGGTCACGTCCCGGCTCAGCAGCAGCCGTCGACCCCGCCTCCCGCAGCGCCCGGCTTCCCGGTGCTGCGTCCGGTCGACGAGGACTCCCAGGGCAGCCCGTCCCAGGCCACCGCCCCCGCGGCGAGCGCCCCCGACGAGCCCGCCCCCGGTGAGCCGCTGCCCGACCTCAACCACGCCGCCGCCGACGCCGAGGCCGCGCGGCTGTTCGGCGAGTCCTCCGACGACGAGGAGCCGGAGCAGGAGCGCAGCGACGAGGCCGAGCCGGACGGCTCCGCCGGGTCGGCGCCCGAGGCTGACGGCACGGCCGACACGGACGGTACGGACGGCCAGGGGAACGCGGTCATTCAGTCCGATGCGGGCGCCCCCGCCTCGCAGACCGACACCGACACGGCGTCAGCAACGGCGGAAGCAGGACCGGAAGCCGAGCCGCAGCCCGCAGCTCCCGAAGCCCCGCCGGCCGCTCAGGGGCAGCCGCCGCAGGGGGACCCCGCCATGCCGGCCCCCATGCCGCAGGCCGGCCAGGCGATTCCCCCGCTGCCGCCGGGCTACGTGCCCGCGCACCCCGCACAGGGCGTACCGCAGCAGCAGGCACCCCAGCCCGCCGGTTACGGCTACCCCCAGAACCCCGCCCAGCCGCCGCACCAGCCCCCGCACCAAGCCCCACCGCAGGGCTCGTTCGGCCCGGTCCAGCCGCCGGCCCCGGCCCAGCAGCCCGGCTACCCGGCACAGGGCGCACACCCGGCACCGGCCGACCCACGACAGGCGCCCCAGCCGCCGCACCCCCCGCAGCCCCAGCCGCACCCCGGCCACCCGCAGGCCGCCGGATACGGCTACCCCCAGCAGCCGGCCCAGCCCGGACAACCCCAGCCCGACGGGTACGGCTACCCCCAGAACCCGGCCCAGCCTCCCCAGGCGCAGCCGCAGCCCCAGCCCGGCTACGGCTACCCGCAGGCACCCCAGCCGCCGCAGCAGCCCTCGCCCTACCAGCAGCCCGCCCCGCCGCCCGCACCGAACCAGCAGCCCCCGGCCCCGGCGGCCCAGGCCCAGCAGCAGACACCCCCGCAAGCACCCCAACAGCACCCCGCCCCGCCCGCCCCCTACGGCAACCAGCCCAACCCGGGCAACCAGGGCTGGACCGCCCCACCCGGCCCCCAGGCCGGCCCCGGCGCCCCCCAGCAGCAGCAAGCCGCCCCCGGCACCCCCCTCGGCTACAACGCCGCCGTGGAGCTGTCCTCCGACCGGCTCCTGCGCAACCAGCCCAAGGCCCGTAAGAACAACCAGGGCCCGTCCCGCTTCAAGCTCGGCGCCAAGAAGGAGGCGGCGGAGCGGGAGCGGAAGCTGGGGCTGATCCGTACGCCGGTGATGTCCTGCTACCGGATCGCGGTGATCAGCCTCAAGGGCGGCGTCGGCAAGACCACGACGACCATGTCGCTGGGCGCCACGCTCGCCACCGAGCGGCAGGACAAGATCCTGGCGATCGACGCCAACCCGGACGCCGGCACGCTCGGCCGACGGGTCCGGCGCGAGACCGGCGCGACCATCCGCGACCTGGTGCAGGCGATCCCGCAGCTGAACAGCTACATGGACATCCGCCGCTTCACCTCGCAGGCGCCGTCCGGCCTCGAGATCATCGCCAACGACGTGGACCCGGCCGTCTCCACCACCTTCAACGACCAGGACTACCGCAGCGCGCTGGACGTGCTGGGCCGCCAGTACCCGATCATCCTGACGGACTCGGGCACCGGTCTGCTCTACAGCGCGATGCGCGGAGTGCTGGACCTCGCCGACCAGTTGATCATCATCTCCACCCCGTCGGTGGACGGTGCGAGCAGTGCCTCGACGACGCTGGACTGGCTGTCGGCGAACGGCTTCGCCGATCTCGTGCAGCGGTCGGTCACGGTCATCTCCGGTGTCCGTGAGACGGGCAAGATGATCAAGGTGGAGGACATCGTCGCGCACTTCGAGACCCGCTGCCGCGGTGTCGTGGTGATCCCGTTCGACGAGCACCTCGCGGCGGGCGCAGAGGTGGACCTCGACATGATGCGGCCGAAGACCCGCGAGGCCTACTTCGACCTCGCCGCCCTCATCGCCGAGGACATCGCGCGCACCCAGCAGGGCTTCGGCAACCCGAACATGCAGTACCAGCAGCCCCAGCAGGGGTACGCGCCCCAGCAGCAGCCCCAGCAGCACTATCCGCAGCCGGGCGGTGCCCCCCAGCCGGGCCAGGAGTGGCAACAGCCTCCGCAGCAGCAGCCCGGACCGGACCAGGGATGGCAGCAACAGCAGCCCGCGCCGCCGCCCCAGGCTCCGCAGCAGGACGGCGGCGTACCGCCGGGCTGGACCCAGCAGTAG